The following proteins come from a genomic window of Rutidosis leptorrhynchoides isolate AG116_Rl617_1_P2 chromosome 10, CSIRO_AGI_Rlap_v1, whole genome shotgun sequence:
- the LOC139872901 gene encoding uncharacterized protein isoform X3 — translation MESNLTAGSIVLLQNVKVTQFGDVVEAKTVQQSSIQCLVDTYESIRSEGENNSMLKACHAGIATKEKLKKVIAWVLRVEPILDMRISHSSKRNQMSVNWKLPEEVKNKDCLSLVEVSKLNDSCNAYFFASIGEMFLPITSMHLHEEMMFIRSRIFSSNYENLVEDLICTGCQLCGAPLNSESGSRIEKPVPLYCGISCNRLHVVSLIYRPFLLYLWDESTYIPVVVNNKAAEMLFGNIKAASVHSSYKKQSCGQLTTKSSNVAIEDQYGPGLNFYSLWLILLRSLLQPGKNSPLKFKVKVDLTKYWEDGRFEMLSVSLPPVL, via the exons ATGTCAAGGTGACACAATTCGGAGATGTTGTTGAGGCAAAAACAGTTCAGCAATCATCAATACAATGCTTAGTTGACACGTATGAATCAATACGTTCTGAAG GTGAAAACAACTCAATGTTGAAGGCCTGTCATGCTGGAATTGCAACTAAGGAAAAGCTTAAGAAAGTTATTGCGTGGGTACTGCGTGTGGAACCTATTCTCGATATGCGTATTTCGCACAGCTCTAAG AGGAATCAGATGTCAGTAAACTGGAAACTTCCCGAGGAGGTGAAAAATAAGGATTGTTTATCTTTAGTTGAAGTGTCTAAACTAAACGATTCTTGCAATGCGTATTTTTTTGCCTCAATTGGTGAAATGTTTCTGCCTATTACAAGTATGCATCTTCACGAGGAAATGATGTTTATCAGAAGTCGAATTTTCTCATCTAATTATGAAAATTTAGTTGAAGATCTCATTTGTACTGGCTGTCAGTTATGCGGTGCTCCTTTAAATTCTGAATCTGG ATCAAGAATTGAAAAACCGGTTCCACTTTACTGTGGAATAAGCTGTAATCGTCTTCATGTTGTGAGCTTGATATACAGACCGTTCTTG TTATACCTATGGGATGAGTCAACTTATATTCCTGTTGTAGTCAATAACAAGGCTGCTGAAATGTTGTTTGGAAACATCAAGGCAGCAAGTGTTCACTCTAGCTACAAAAAGCAATCATGTGGTCAGTTGACTACCAAAAGCTCAAATGTAGCCATCGAAGACCAATACGGGCCAGGTCTAAACTTTTACTCACTTTGGTTAATACTATTGAGATCATTGTTGCAGCCAGGGAAGAACAGCCCTTTgaaatttaaagtcaaagttgatttgaccAAATATTGGGAAGACGGGAGGTTTGAGATGCTCTCTGTCTCACTTCCTCCGGTTTTATAA